From Elaeis guineensis isolate ETL-2024a chromosome 16, EG11, whole genome shotgun sequence, a single genomic window includes:
- the LOC140854287 gene encoding F-box protein SKIP23-like: MTVAFAIFKLDERRNEWSEVKDLDDLALFLGHNHSMALSTCKFPELTSSSIYFTGGYRDGYEMDQRVIHDIEVFNLTDESFQPYDFHSIDSEWNWPPQIWFPPAPFSSKP; encoded by the coding sequence ATGACTGTAGCATTCGCCATCTTCAAGCTCGACGAGAGAAGGAACGAGTGGTCCGAGGTCAAAGACCTGGATGATCTCGCCCTGTTCCTCGGGCATAACCACTCGATGGCACTGTCCACATGCAAATTCCCCGAGCTTACGAGCAGCAGCATCTATTTCACCGGTGGCTACAGAGATGGGTACGAAATGGATCAGCGAGTCATCCATGATATCGAAGTGTTCAATTTGACAGATGAAAGTTTCCAGCCCTATGATTTTCACTCGATCGATTCTGAGTGGAATTGGCCGCCACAGATCTGGTTCCCGCCTGCTCCTTTCTCAAGCAAGCCATGA